Proteins found in one Herbiconiux sp. A18JL235 genomic segment:
- a CDS encoding ABC transporter permease — MTDTARPTGSVDLAEEFLDRTTPATRIRSLLHRHPAISPAFVLVIAVIVFGLLNDRFLRPENLSLITQQVAVVGTLAIAQTLIILTAGIDLSVGAVMILSAMVMAQTAATTGLPTFLCLLLGMVVGLAAGGLNGLLVTRLRLPPFIVTLGTLSIFTAVTLLYTGGGTVRGSDLPALLTVTGASFGVAGISLTVGVVIMLALYVVMAFVLNRTAWGKHVYAVGDDKEAARLAGIRVDRVLLSVYLTAGVIIAITAWIQIGRTNAASPNSGIDLNLDSITAVVIGGTSLFGGRGAIWGTLLGALIVGVFRNGLALAGLDVLYQTLAVGVLIIVAVAVDQWIRKARS, encoded by the coding sequence GTGACCGACACCGCACGCCCCACCGGGTCAGTCGATCTGGCCGAGGAGTTCCTCGACCGCACGACGCCCGCCACCCGCATCCGGAGCCTGCTCCATCGCCACCCCGCCATCAGTCCCGCCTTCGTGCTGGTCATCGCCGTCATCGTCTTCGGCCTGCTCAACGACCGCTTCCTGAGGCCCGAGAACCTCTCGCTGATCACCCAGCAGGTCGCCGTCGTGGGCACCCTGGCGATCGCCCAGACCCTCATCATCCTCACCGCGGGCATCGACCTGTCGGTGGGTGCCGTGATGATCCTCTCGGCGATGGTCATGGCGCAGACCGCGGCGACCACCGGGCTCCCCACGTTCCTCTGCCTCCTGCTCGGCATGGTGGTCGGCCTCGCAGCCGGAGGCCTGAACGGCCTGCTCGTCACCCGGCTGCGGCTCCCACCGTTCATCGTGACCCTCGGCACGCTCAGCATCTTCACCGCTGTGACGCTGCTCTACACCGGCGGCGGAACGGTGCGCGGTTCCGACCTGCCCGCGCTCCTCACCGTCACCGGTGCGAGCTTCGGGGTCGCCGGCATCAGCCTCACGGTCGGCGTCGTCATCATGCTGGCGCTCTACGTGGTGATGGCCTTCGTGCTCAACCGCACCGCCTGGGGAAAGCACGTCTACGCCGTGGGCGACGACAAGGAGGCGGCGAGACTCGCCGGCATCCGGGTCGACCGGGTGCTGCTGTCGGTGTACCTCACCGCCGGCGTCATCATCGCCATCACGGCGTGGATCCAGATCGGCCGCACCAACGCGGCGAGCCCCAACTCGGGCATCGACCTCAACCTCGACTCGATCACCGCCGTCGTCATCGGCGGCACGAGCCTCTTCGGCGGGCGCGGCGCCATCTGGGGAACGCTCCTCGGCGCCCTCATCGTGGGAGTCTTCAGGAACGGTCTCGCCCTCGCCGGTCTCGACGTGCTCTACCAGACCCTCGCGGTCGGGGTGCTCATCATCGTGGCCGTGGCCGTCGACCAGTGGATCAGGAAGGCCCGCTCATGA
- a CDS encoding ATP-binding cassette domain-containing protein — protein sequence MTPTSSPTLTPILEARGLVKTYGRVVGLDGVGLRLYPGEVLAIIGDNGAGKSTLVKCLTGAEVPDTGELLLDGSPVSFRRPQDARLAGIETVYQNLAVSPALDVASNLFLGREERKPGVLGSLFRVLDTKGMREKAKRELAELGISTLQDVTVPVENLSGGQRQAVAVARAAAFGSKVVVLDEPTAALGVRESNQVLGLVEALRERGIPVIIISHNMPQVFQVADRIHIQRLGKCAATITPESHSMTEAVAIMTGAQAA from the coding sequence ATGACCCCGACATCATCACCGACCCTCACCCCGATCCTCGAAGCGCGCGGGCTCGTGAAGACCTACGGCCGAGTCGTGGGCCTCGACGGGGTGGGCCTGAGGCTCTACCCCGGCGAAGTGCTCGCCATCATCGGCGACAACGGCGCGGGCAAGTCGACCCTCGTGAAGTGCCTCACCGGTGCCGAGGTGCCCGACACCGGTGAACTGCTGCTCGACGGCAGCCCGGTGAGCTTCAGGCGACCGCAAGACGCCAGGCTCGCCGGCATCGAGACCGTGTACCAGAACCTCGCCGTCTCGCCGGCGCTCGACGTGGCGTCGAACCTCTTCCTCGGCCGCGAGGAGCGCAAGCCCGGCGTTCTCGGCTCGCTCTTCCGCGTGCTCGACACGAAGGGGATGCGCGAGAAGGCCAAGCGCGAACTGGCCGAGCTCGGCATTTCGACCCTGCAAGACGTGACCGTGCCGGTGGAGAACCTCTCCGGCGGCCAGCGTCAGGCCGTAGCAGTGGCACGGGCCGCGGCGTTCGGTTCGAAGGTCGTCGTGCTCGACGAGCCCACCGCCGCCCTGGGCGTGCGCGAGTCGAACCAGGTGCTCGGGCTGGTCGAGGCGCTGCGTGAGCGTGGCATCCCGGTGATCATCATCAGCCACAACATGCCGCAGGTGTTCCAGGTCGCCGACCGCATCCACATCCAGCGTCTCGGCAAGTGCGCAGCCACCATCACGCCCGAGTCGCACTCGATGACCGAGGCGGTCGCCATCATGACGGGAGCGCAGGCGGCATGA
- a CDS encoding PfkB family carbohydrate kinase, producing MTASTSTPWVAVVGDNTVDRYLADSTVEYSGGNAFNVAVQLARLGVPVRYFGAVADDPDARIIERGLAVNGIPADDLAVLPGETAVTVIRLLPGGDRVFEREDFGVTADYFPDEAALEAIASAAWVHLGMLPRASELRAELARRGKGRVSQDCAVSSGLDHLDVAFLSAGEGTDAAAIAAATVAEGVPLVVVTRGAEGALAFDGEATWLQRAMPTTVVDTTGAGDSFIAGFIALRVGGGDVGDALAAGAAHAAEACTHPAGWPHPAEATAPTPTPTPTPTPEETR from the coding sequence ATGACGGCCTCGACGAGCACGCCCTGGGTCGCCGTCGTCGGTGACAACACCGTCGATCGCTACCTAGCCGACTCCACGGTCGAGTACTCGGGCGGCAACGCGTTCAACGTCGCCGTGCAGCTCGCCCGTCTCGGTGTGCCGGTGCGCTACTTCGGTGCGGTCGCCGACGACCCGGATGCGCGCATCATCGAGCGCGGACTCGCCGTCAACGGCATCCCGGCCGACGACCTCGCGGTGCTGCCGGGCGAGACCGCCGTCACCGTCATCCGCCTCCTCCCGGGTGGCGACCGCGTCTTCGAACGCGAGGACTTCGGGGTCACCGCCGACTACTTCCCCGACGAGGCGGCGCTCGAGGCCATCGCGTCGGCGGCCTGGGTGCACCTCGGCATGCTTCCGCGGGCGAGTGAGCTGCGTGCCGAACTCGCCCGGCGCGGCAAGGGCCGGGTGAGTCAGGACTGCGCGGTGTCCTCCGGCCTCGACCACCTCGACGTCGCCTTCCTCTCGGCGGGCGAGGGAACGGATGCTGCGGCGATCGCCGCGGCCACGGTGGCCGAGGGCGTGCCGCTGGTCGTCGTCACGCGCGGCGCCGAGGGGGCACTGGCGTTCGACGGCGAAGCGACCTGGCTGCAACGGGCCATGCCCACGACTGTCGTCGACACCACCGGTGCAGGTGACAGCTTCATCGCCGGCTTCATCGCGCTGCGGGTCGGCGGAGGCGACGTGGGCGACGCTCTCGCCGCCGGGGCGGCGCACGCTGCCGAGGCGTGCACGCATCCCGCAGGCTGGCCGCACCCGGCGGAAGCGACTGCGCCGACCCCGACCCCTACCCCGACCCCGACCCCCGAGGAGACCCGATGA
- a CDS encoding M20 family metallopeptidase: MTEQAAAEAYAAVDAAVDEFADEATELLTRLVAVRSVNPLQPGVDGSLYAGGEKRANELLAEALRPLGFGIEWVEIAEGRPNLVAVLTGSGGGRSLGLNGHIDTVAPQAGRFDDPWTAVIEDGWLYGLGATDMKAGHAAMWLAAKALQRAGVTLAGDLHIHSVVGEETMSHEIGTTAILEAGHIVDGVIVPEPTSTAPDLLRVANAAAGNHLFSVTVRGKSTHWASRNLAIRAGGPGDEIGVNAIDKVVYVYSAMRQLEEQWAFTKTHPSFPAGAFIIHPGVLRADIGVEAAPYFPDRARIDYLLSFPPGYTSDEIAAEVEEHIDLASRLDPWLRDHPVEFTWIDSWPPAFTDPEGDFARSVMASRADLASVDAAVPPLGAPVTAAAQSDANFYEAFGIPALVCGPGDVRVAHAADERVALGNIALAARMIARAAVDWCGLGETADKR; this comes from the coding sequence ATGACCGAGCAGGCCGCCGCCGAGGCCTACGCCGCGGTCGACGCCGCCGTCGACGAGTTCGCCGACGAGGCCACCGAGCTCCTCACCCGGCTCGTCGCGGTGCGCAGTGTCAACCCGCTGCAACCGGGTGTCGACGGGAGTCTCTACGCCGGCGGCGAGAAGCGCGCCAACGAGCTGCTCGCCGAAGCCCTCCGGCCGCTCGGCTTCGGCATCGAGTGGGTCGAGATCGCCGAGGGCCGCCCCAACCTGGTCGCCGTGCTGACCGGCTCAGGGGGTGGGCGTTCCCTCGGGCTGAACGGCCACATCGACACCGTCGCGCCCCAGGCCGGCCGGTTCGACGATCCGTGGACCGCGGTGATCGAAGACGGCTGGCTGTACGGCCTCGGCGCCACCGACATGAAGGCGGGCCATGCGGCGATGTGGCTCGCGGCGAAGGCGCTGCAGCGCGCGGGGGTGACCCTCGCCGGCGATCTGCACATCCACTCCGTCGTGGGTGAGGAGACGATGAGCCACGAGATCGGCACCACGGCGATTCTCGAGGCCGGCCACATCGTCGACGGTGTCATCGTTCCCGAGCCCACCTCCACGGCCCCCGACCTGCTCAGGGTCGCGAACGCCGCCGCGGGCAACCACCTGTTCTCCGTGACGGTCCGCGGCAAGTCGACGCACTGGGCATCGCGCAACCTGGCGATCCGTGCCGGCGGGCCGGGCGACGAGATCGGCGTGAACGCGATCGACAAGGTCGTCTACGTCTACAGCGCGATGCGGCAGCTCGAAGAGCAGTGGGCCTTCACCAAGACGCACCCGAGCTTTCCCGCCGGTGCCTTCATCATCCATCCCGGGGTGCTGAGAGCCGACATCGGAGTCGAGGCCGCTCCCTACTTCCCCGACCGGGCGCGCATCGACTACCTGCTGTCGTTCCCGCCCGGCTACACCTCCGACGAGATAGCGGCGGAGGTCGAAGAGCACATCGACCTCGCCTCGCGGCTGGACCCCTGGCTCCGCGACCACCCGGTGGAGTTCACCTGGATCGACTCCTGGCCGCCCGCGTTCACCGACCCCGAGGGAGACTTCGCACGGTCGGTCATGGCGAGCCGTGCCGATCTCGCCTCGGTCGACGCCGCAGTTCCTCCGCTCGGCGCACCCGTCACCGCCGCCGCCCAGTCCGATGCGAACTTCTACGAGGCGTTCGGTATTCCGGCGCTCGTCTGCGGCCCCGGCGACGTGCGGGTGGCGCACGCGGCCGACGAGCGGGTCGCCTTGGGGAACATCGCGTTGGCGGCACGGATGATCGCCCGGGCCGCCGTCGACTGGTGCGGTCTCGGCGAGACGGCCGACAAAAGGTAG
- a CDS encoding GntR family transcriptional regulator — MNAAKNVEAKRAPLAHKLKDDLLELIADEELTPGDQLPTEPELAERFGASRSTVREALKLLEQDGLVNAIQGRGRFLSALGAMSIERPVTIYESITEMLEGLGYAVTNVVLSVSEDVADEHIAEQLGLQPGAPVIRLVRLRLGNDEPMVFSINVIRRDSLPGPLAYRDWGISITSALEGHGHSIGSSIARISAANLPAEYAAKHDLERYDPWLLVEETCLTREGKRVLYALDYHRSSEIAFNVIRRR, encoded by the coding sequence GTGAACGCTGCGAAGAACGTGGAGGCGAAGCGGGCGCCCCTTGCCCACAAGCTGAAGGACGATCTGCTCGAGCTGATCGCCGACGAGGAGCTGACCCCCGGCGATCAGCTGCCCACCGAACCCGAGCTCGCCGAGCGCTTCGGCGCCTCGAGGTCGACCGTGCGGGAGGCGTTGAAGCTGCTCGAGCAAGACGGGCTGGTGAACGCCATCCAGGGCCGTGGCCGGTTTCTCTCGGCGCTCGGCGCGATGAGCATCGAGCGCCCCGTGACCATCTACGAGAGCATCACCGAGATGCTGGAGGGTCTCGGCTACGCAGTCACGAACGTCGTTCTGAGCGTGTCGGAAGACGTCGCCGACGAGCACATCGCCGAGCAGCTCGGTCTGCAACCGGGCGCTCCCGTCATCAGGCTGGTCAGGCTGCGTCTCGGGAACGATGAGCCGATGGTGTTCAGCATCAACGTCATCCGCCGCGACAGCCTGCCCGGCCCGCTCGCCTATCGCGACTGGGGCATCTCCATCACGAGCGCGCTCGAAGGCCACGGGCACAGCATCGGATCGTCGATCGCCCGCATCAGCGCGGCGAACCTGCCCGCCGAGTACGCGGCGAAGCACGATCTCGAGCGGTACGACCCCTGGCTCCTCGTCGAGGAGACCTGCCTCACCCGCGAGGGCAAGCGGGTGCTCTACGCGCTCGACTACCACCGCAGCAGCGAGATCGCGTTCAACGTCATCCGCCGTCGCTGA
- the manA gene encoding mannose-6-phosphate isomerase, class I: MLLRVSAVPKNYHWGSRTALPALFGQEPTGEPQAELWLGAHPDSTTTFIERVAGVPDTLNDWVAGDPQRALGGGRTRLPFLLKLLAAEKPLSIQAHPTLERARAGFADEEARGVPRDSPQRNYRDEWHKPELMVALRPGFTAMCGFRPVARTLELLQRLQLAAAESGAEAGARLIGDQRELLASKGLETVVGSVLLGDAGPLVRALVEAAAALDDDEWLAETRLIAELQLHYPADPGIAVAVLLNVVRLQPGEALYLPAGNIHAYVDGLGVEIMAASDNVLRGGLTTKPVDVPELLAVLDFSEMPVPFVPAVPRGDAVSEYEVPLDDFRLLRIGPGSARVALPEAAIVLGVEGTTSVADGAGSCHLAPGEAVFVSPDSESIAVSTTGSAFLATSGWRT, from the coding sequence ATGCTCCTCCGTGTCTCCGCCGTGCCCAAGAACTACCACTGGGGCTCCCGCACCGCCCTACCGGCCCTGTTCGGCCAGGAGCCGACCGGGGAACCGCAGGCCGAACTCTGGCTGGGCGCGCACCCCGACAGCACCACCACCTTCATCGAGCGGGTCGCCGGCGTCCCCGACACCCTGAACGATTGGGTCGCAGGCGACCCGCAGCGCGCGCTCGGCGGCGGCCGCACCCGGCTGCCCTTCCTGCTCAAGCTGCTCGCGGCGGAGAAGCCGCTCTCCATCCAGGCGCACCCCACGCTCGAGCGCGCGCGGGCCGGTTTCGCCGACGAGGAGGCCAGAGGGGTTCCCCGCGACTCACCGCAGCGGAACTACCGCGACGAATGGCACAAGCCGGAGCTCATGGTGGCGCTGCGCCCCGGCTTCACAGCGATGTGCGGGTTCCGGCCGGTTGCACGCACGCTCGAACTGCTGCAGCGTCTCCAGCTCGCCGCGGCGGAGTCGGGGGCGGAGGCGGGTGCCCGCCTCATCGGCGATCAGCGCGAGCTGTTGGCGTCGAAGGGCCTCGAAACGGTGGTGGGCTCCGTGCTGCTCGGCGACGCGGGGCCGCTCGTGCGAGCGCTGGTCGAGGCCGCGGCTGCTCTCGACGACGACGAATGGCTCGCGGAGACGCGGTTGATCGCCGAGCTGCAGCTGCACTATCCGGCAGACCCCGGCATCGCCGTCGCGGTGCTGCTCAACGTGGTGAGGCTGCAGCCGGGAGAGGCGCTGTACCTGCCGGCCGGCAACATCCACGCCTATGTGGACGGTCTCGGCGTCGAGATCATGGCGGCGAGCGACAACGTGCTGCGTGGAGGACTCACGACGAAACCCGTCGACGTGCCGGAGCTGCTCGCCGTGCTCGACTTCTCGGAGATGCCTGTGCCCTTCGTTCCGGCGGTTCCGCGCGGCGACGCGGTCAGCGAATACGAAGTGCCGCTCGACGACTTCCGGCTGCTCAGGATCGGGCCGGGCAGCGCGCGCGTCGCGCTGCCCGAGGCGGCGATCGTGCTGGGGGTGGAGGGCACGACCTCCGTGGCGGACGGAGCGGGGTCATGCCACCTCGCGCCGGGCGAGGCGGTGTTCGTCTCGCCCGATTCGGAATCGATCGCCGTGTCGACGACGGGCTCGGCGTTTCTGGCCACCAGCGGGTGGCGAACATAG
- a CDS encoding sensor histidine kinase: protein MAEPRPPRAPREPHPPRPNRPRRPATLRGRITLITTLVMAAVVAVGGAGFAVLLSLSLHQQAVQASEIELDRVEALLERDGPSALTESDGWAQLLSDGTVVAASDELDDAGPLVETPPSAGDGDEGTRTLDPDDLLGRTVPVPGDDDTLVIAAATTDDGLLVVGVDDGVRADAVATTVVLLAVAGPLLVALVALITFVSVGRALRPVDRIRAATDGITADDLGRRVEVPEGSDEIARLATTMNRMLARLDDAQSRQRRFVSDASHELRSPLSALRQTAEVARDYPGTLQPEQLAATVAEESERMAALVDGLLLLTRADEGALRFDAHEVDLDDLVLAEAARLRASHPALRIDTSGVGAARVRGDSAMLGRMLRNLGDNAARHARSTVSLRCGIVDGRAELRVGDDGSGIPVAERERVFERFVRLDESRSRDSGGSGLGLAIVASIVAAHGGTVAIADDLAAEPDGPVAPAGTVFTVMLPAEG from the coding sequence ATGGCTGAGCCGCGCCCACCGCGCGCGCCGCGCGAGCCGCACCCGCCGCGCCCGAACCGCCCGCGCCGGCCCGCGACCCTCCGCGGCCGCATCACCCTCATCACCACCCTCGTCATGGCCGCGGTGGTCGCCGTCGGCGGGGCGGGCTTCGCCGTGCTGCTGTCGCTGAGCCTCCACCAGCAGGCCGTGCAGGCCTCCGAGATCGAGCTCGACCGCGTCGAGGCCCTGCTCGAGCGCGACGGTCCGTCGGCCCTGACCGAGAGCGACGGATGGGCGCAGCTCCTCAGCGACGGCACGGTCGTCGCCGCGAGCGACGAGCTCGACGACGCGGGCCCCCTCGTCGAGACCCCGCCCAGCGCCGGCGACGGCGACGAAGGCACCCGCACCCTCGACCCCGACGACCTCCTCGGCCGCACCGTGCCGGTGCCGGGCGACGACGACACCCTCGTCATCGCCGCCGCCACCACCGACGACGGCCTCCTCGTGGTCGGTGTCGACGACGGCGTGCGCGCCGACGCGGTGGCCACCACCGTCGTGCTGCTCGCTGTCGCCGGCCCACTCCTGGTCGCCCTGGTGGCGCTCATCACCTTCGTGTCGGTCGGCCGCGCGCTGCGGCCGGTCGACCGCATCCGTGCCGCCACCGACGGCATCACCGCCGACGACCTCGGCCGCCGGGTCGAGGTGCCGGAGGGCTCCGACGAGATCGCCCGCCTCGCCACGACCATGAACCGGATGCTCGCGCGGCTCGACGACGCCCAGTCACGCCAGCGACGGTTCGTCTCCGACGCCTCGCACGAGCTGCGCTCGCCGCTCAGCGCCCTGCGTCAGACCGCCGAGGTGGCACGCGACTACCCGGGCACCCTTCAGCCCGAGCAACTGGCCGCGACCGTCGCCGAGGAGTCGGAGCGCATGGCCGCGCTCGTCGACGGGTTACTGCTGCTCACCCGAGCCGACGAGGGGGCGCTGCGATTCGATGCGCACGAGGTCGACCTCGACGACCTCGTGCTTGCCGAGGCGGCGCGCCTGCGCGCGAGCCACCCCGCGCTGCGCATCGACACCTCGGGCGTCGGAGCAGCGCGGGTGCGCGGCGACTCCGCGATGCTCGGCCGGATGCTGCGCAACCTCGGCGACAACGCGGCCCGCCACGCCCGCAGTACGGTGTCGCTGAGGTGCGGGATTGTCGACGGTCGAGCCGAGCTGAGGGTCGGCGACGACGGCTCCGGCATCCCCGTCGCCGAGCGCGAGCGCGTGTTCGAGCGGTTCGTGAGGCTCGACGAGTCGCGCTCGCGCGACAGCGGAGGGTCGGGGCTCGGCCTCGCCATCGTCGCGTCGATCGTCGCAGCCCACGGCGGCACGGTCGCGATCGCCGATGACCTTGCGGCGGAACCCGACGGCCCGGTCGCGCCGGCGGGCACGGTCTTCACCGTGATGCTGCCCGCTGAGGGATGA
- a CDS encoding response regulator transcription factor: MRILVIDDELNLLRAVESGLEAEGFAVDTATNGTDGLWLARENSYAAIVLDIMLPGQSGFRVCEELRRAGDWTPVIMLTAKDGDLDQVEALDTGADDYLTKPFSFQVLLARLRALIRRGATERPVVLTAGDLSVDPATKRVERAGTTIELTTREFSVLEFLVSRAGQVVSKAEVLGAVWDFDFDGDPNIVEVYVRHLRNKIDRPFGRSSIETLRGSGYRLQADG; encoded by the coding sequence ATGCGCATCCTCGTGATCGACGACGAGCTCAACCTGCTCCGAGCCGTCGAATCGGGACTGGAGGCCGAGGGCTTCGCGGTCGACACCGCGACCAACGGCACCGACGGGCTCTGGCTCGCGCGCGAGAACTCCTACGCCGCGATCGTGCTCGACATCATGCTCCCCGGGCAGAGCGGCTTCCGCGTCTGCGAGGAACTGCGGCGCGCCGGGGACTGGACCCCCGTCATCATGCTCACCGCCAAGGACGGCGACCTCGACCAGGTCGAAGCGCTCGACACCGGTGCCGACGACTACCTCACCAAGCCGTTCTCGTTCCAGGTGCTGCTGGCGCGGCTGCGCGCCCTCATCAGGCGCGGCGCGACGGAGCGGCCCGTCGTACTCACTGCGGGCGACCTGTCGGTCGACCCCGCGACGAAGCGCGTCGAGCGCGCGGGCACCACCATCGAGCTCACGACGCGCGAGTTCAGCGTGCTCGAGTTCCTCGTGTCGCGGGCGGGCCAGGTGGTGTCGAAGGCCGAGGTTCTCGGGGCCGTCTGGGACTTCGACTTCGACGGAGACCCCAACATCGTCGAGGTCTACGTGCGCCACCTGCGCAACAAGATCGACCGGCCGTTCGGGCGCAGCTCCATCGAGACCCTGCGCGGCTCGGGCTACCGACTGCAGGCCGATGGCTGA
- a CDS encoding PepSY domain-containing protein, with product MRKKTMIIGGAAAAAVLLLGGTGVAYAATDGFEFDGSDDRAGGPGAVKTVDPSEVLTGADLDRASEVALAEIDGGSVVTAERDDDGFELELRADDGRYWEVDLDAAFAVVKVELDDDVVTPAPAPTPASTTAP from the coding sequence ATGCGCAAGAAGACCATGATCATCGGCGGAGCTGCCGCGGCGGCCGTGCTGCTGCTCGGCGGGACGGGCGTGGCCTACGCCGCGACCGACGGGTTCGAGTTCGATGGGAGCGACGACCGGGCGGGCGGGCCGGGGGCTGTCAAGACCGTCGACCCCTCAGAGGTGCTCACCGGCGCCGACCTCGACCGGGCGAGCGAGGTCGCGCTGGCCGAGATCGACGGCGGCTCCGTCGTGACGGCCGAGCGCGACGACGACGGGTTCGAGCTCGAGCTGCGCGCCGACGACGGGCGGTACTGGGAGGTCGATCTCGACGCGGCGTTCGCCGTGGTGAAGGTCGAGCTCGACGACGACGTCGTCACGCCCGCGCCCGCTCCCACCCCCGCCTCGACCACCGCTCCCTGA
- a CDS encoding nucleoside hydrolase: protein MTDSASAASASAASPAGASAPADGVRHIVLDTDTGIDDALALLYLAGRDDAEISAITSVYGNTPVEAALTNIARVLKVAGLDDTLVARGAAGPIDGEPRIASHVHGVDGLGDLWSEPIAPKNLSPLSSAELLVELGRSRPGYYDLLPIGPLTNLGLALEIEPELLTLYRSVVIMGGSGPFPPLGTVQMVDANIHNDAEASARVFAAPRNQLVMVGVNVTAGTIVDEQAVQALHRAGTEWGTFSAQVLEAYMDFYQYSWGRRVSPAHDGLAAALLVQPEWITSSVAGPVNITSDGFFTRAHLMQTANGLPVSWPSEPAPDTLVVLDVDREAFLTDFVRVLSGR from the coding sequence ATGACCGACTCCGCATCCGCTGCTTCCGCTTCCGCCGCTTCGCCGGCCGGCGCATCCGCCCCCGCCGACGGCGTCAGGCACATCGTGCTCGACACCGACACCGGCATCGACGACGCGCTTGCGCTGCTGTACCTGGCCGGTCGCGACGACGCCGAGATCTCGGCGATCACCTCGGTGTACGGCAACACCCCCGTCGAGGCGGCGCTCACGAACATCGCGCGCGTGCTGAAGGTGGCGGGGCTCGACGACACCCTGGTCGCACGCGGCGCCGCGGGGCCGATCGACGGCGAGCCGCGCATCGCCTCGCACGTGCACGGCGTCGACGGCCTGGGCGACCTGTGGAGCGAGCCGATCGCGCCGAAGAACCTGTCGCCGCTGTCGTCGGCGGAGCTGCTCGTCGAGCTCGGCCGCTCGCGGCCCGGATACTACGACCTGCTGCCGATCGGCCCGCTCACGAACCTGGGGCTGGCGCTCGAGATCGAGCCCGAGCTGCTGACGCTCTACCGTTCGGTCGTCATAATGGGGGGCTCGGGTCCCTTCCCGCCGCTCGGCACGGTGCAGATGGTGGATGCGAACATCCACAACGACGCGGAAGCATCGGCCCGGGTGTTCGCCGCGCCCCGCAACCAGCTCGTGATGGTGGGCGTGAACGTCACCGCGGGAACGATCGTGGACGAGCAGGCCGTGCAGGCGCTGCACCGTGCCGGCACCGAGTGGGGCACCTTCTCGGCGCAGGTGCTCGAGGCGTACATGGACTTCTACCAGTACTCCTGGGGCCGCCGCGTCTCGCCCGCCCACGACGGACTCGCCGCCGCGCTGCTCGTGCAGCCCGAGTGGATCACCTCGTCGGTGGCCGGCCCCGTCAACATCACCTCCGACGGATTCTTCACCCGCGCGCACCTCATGCAGACCGCGAACGGGCTCCCGGTGTCGTGGCCCTCCGAGCCCGCACCCGACACGCTCGTCGTGCTCGACGTCGACCGCGAGGCGTTCCTCACCGACTTCGTGCGGGTGCTCTCGGGGCGCTGA
- a CDS encoding ABC transporter permease codes for MQLFELSFVAAVLLAATPILYAALAGALSAQAGVFNIALEGQMLWGAFAAVAGSYYTGSAWGGVLVALLSTALFAVILAVGSARWKADPIIIAIGTNLLALGLTGFLMRVLFDVSGSFSPRGLQGLPKMAFLADVPVIGPIFAGQTVLVPLAFVVIVAAGLWLKRTPAGLRLRGVGEHPDAATALGVNVASYQTWTTIVGGALCGVAGAQLALGNVTVFTENMTAGRGWIAVAAVMLVAGRPFWLPVACLGFGAAEALGFRLQGIGAPQQLTDAAPYAITLVVLVLTRIGFARRNRSRTLIDS; via the coding sequence ATGCAGCTGTTCGAGCTGAGCTTCGTGGCGGCGGTGCTGCTGGCCGCCACGCCCATCCTCTACGCCGCCCTCGCGGGCGCCCTCTCGGCCCAGGCCGGGGTGTTCAACATAGCCCTCGAAGGCCAGATGCTCTGGGGAGCGTTCGCAGCCGTGGCGGGCAGCTACTACACCGGCAGCGCCTGGGGCGGAGTACTCGTCGCCCTGCTCAGCACGGCGCTGTTCGCCGTCATCCTCGCGGTGGGCTCGGCCCGCTGGAAGGCCGACCCCATCATCATCGCCATCGGCACGAACCTGCTGGCGCTCGGACTCACGGGCTTCCTCATGCGCGTGCTCTTCGACGTGTCGGGGTCGTTCTCCCCGCGCGGGCTGCAGGGGCTGCCGAAGATGGCATTCCTCGCCGACGTTCCCGTCATCGGCCCGATCTTCGCCGGCCAGACCGTGCTGGTGCCGCTCGCCTTCGTCGTGATCGTCGCCGCCGGGCTCTGGCTGAAGCGCACCCCGGCGGGGCTTCGTCTGCGAGGCGTGGGCGAGCATCCGGATGCGGCGACCGCGCTGGGCGTGAACGTCGCGTCGTACCAGACCTGGACCACCATCGTCGGCGGCGCCCTCTGCGGCGTCGCGGGCGCGCAGCTCGCGCTCGGAAACGTGACCGTGTTCACCGAGAACATGACGGCGGGGCGCGGCTGGATCGCCGTGGCCGCCGTGATGCTCGTGGCCGGGCGCCCGTTCTGGCTGCCCGTGGCCTGCCTCGGGTTCGGTGCCGCCGAGGCGCTCGGGTTCCGGCTGCAGGGCATCGGCGCGCCTCAGCAGCTCACCGACGCCGCCCCCTACGCCATCACGCTGGTGGTGCTGGTGCTCACCCGCATCGGCTTCGCCCGCCGCAACCGCTCCCGCACCCTGATCGACTCGTGA